A region of the Phaseolus vulgaris cultivar G19833 chromosome 11, P. vulgaris v2.0, whole genome shotgun sequence genome:
ttttctccATCATTATAACATTTAAGAAGGGATATGTGAAGAAAGGAGTGAATCAAAAAAATGTTGTACAAATTGTTGCACTCTTGAGTCTGACTCAACAGTTATTCATTTTGATGCAACAAGCCAATGCGAGATTGGATTATTAATCTTGTCTTCATATTAAAGTATTGTGCCATTATTAATCATTTTGTAAATAACTAAAACACCAATTAATGACAACTACTGAAACTAGAAAGATTGCACATACACTTGGACTTAAGTAGAAAAAGATGCTAAATATCGTTTTCCAATAATCAAAACAAATTAGGATATGCAGCAAATTGACAAAATGGCAACTACGAATAAACAAAACGCATTACGTGGTTCTGTGCCATGCAGTAAAACAAATCATAGCTATGAACATTTTCTCAAGTGCTCTCAATCATTGCCATTAATTGaacaaaaagaatataaatatatatagggCAATTTAAGGTTCTACATCTCTATTGCGTAATTATCATAATGATACGATGTACAACTTCATGTTCATGTACTTGATGTGAGGAGAAGCAAAGAGAGTTTGCCTCCAAAGTTGCAAAAAATTACATGACCAGAAGGTacatatcactacaagaaacgACTTTGCACTACAAACTATAAGGCTAAATATCAGTACTAGCTGAAGAACATCATCTCCTATCCATTCATTGTTCTTTCCAAATCCTACCAGTAACCCTTAGCTTCAATTCCTTCCGGTCGCCGCCGGAAAAGAAAAGGGCCATATTTCTCTGGATGATGAGACCATCAAAACTGTCACGAACCTTCCGGTGGCTGTCCCGGATGCTTCTAGGCACACCCTGCCAAATCATCTTCCTCCCATTTCCACCTACCTCTAAACTGTAGCTATAATTTTTTGCTTCATTATCATCACCCATAAACCGCAAAAAGGCTATGTAGACAGGAGCCATTCCAAGCTGAAAAGCTTCAAAATGTAGACAAAAATACTGACCAAAGCAGCTGAAGACCTAGAAACCAATGTGAAACACAATAGTCAACTAAAATCCAACTTCAGTCCAGAAAGAAATTGAAAGTGAATGCATATAAGTTTATCATAGACACCTAGGGTGGCATAGATGCAAAAGGGTAAATCAAGAGTCCCTAGAGGATACAAATCTAAATAACAATCACGTAGCTTCAATGTGTTCTAGTATTTGCAATattggatttttcttttttaagcaAATGAAGAAATTACAAGGTTTGCTAAATCACTCTACTCATGAACTGATGAAGACAGACACAAGTAGATCCAACCCCACCCCAAATTTACACATTCTGCAtacaaaccattttttttttatcagctgcATACCAACCATATGGTTAGGCACTATAGTGAATTTACAGAATCAATCGAATGCAGGTAGAACAAAGTTCAGAAAATAATACCGTTAACATCCATGTGGCATTTTCAacttcatgtggatttgattTGACATAGCGATGGTTGAAAGTGCTACCATTGTGCATGTCCACTTTGTGGTCGTCTTTCAGATGAGCCACCAGGTAGGGTATATCACCCATAATAGAGCATTCTGAACCAGCATATGGACAGTTGTAAGGTCTATATGCACATTGTGATTCATGCTTTAGCTTGCTATAATAGGGATATATTCCAATGCACCCGAATCCTTGATATTTACACGGAAGTTCCAAAGATGCAGCCACTTTCTCCAGTGCAAGGCATCTGATATTGCCAAGCTCATGCCTACAAGTAGGGCACCTGTTATGGACCCTGGGTTTGCAACCAGAGCATATTGTGTGACCATTTGAACACTGCAAAATTGACAGAGGAAAACAAGTCaactaagttaaaaaaaaaaaatattttgaaaccaTCAACAAggcaataattatataaaaacagttatatttatataatttgacTGAGTTCCTGCTAGTAAAAACATCTAACATTCTCGGAATAGATAAGTTAGGTGAGCAAGGGAACAATTACTTTTGAATGAGGAAATCAGCACCCTTAAAAGTTTTTTGTTCCATGACACGCCAATAAAACCATTATTTTAGTTAAGTTACAATTAGAATGAGAATTCCTTTTTTATTTGTGTTCAATCCTGTTAATAAGCAGCAATACCATTCCATGAACCCAGTACTGGATGATCACGCTTTGTCAATGTGAATAATTTATCAAATTGCACTTAGAACATCCCAGTATTTTTTAGTTACAATTGCATGCTTTCTCTCAAGAACCAATAACAAAGCAACAATGAACCACCAATATATAAACAACCTGATGGATTGGAGGGTACATGGCATTCAAGCATACAGGGCACTCTAATAGCTCACGCACACTGCTTGAAACGGTACCATTAGGTTTAAGTGCAGTTTGTGCAGGATCATTTACTAATTCACCAACATCTGTTGACTCTTCATTTTGAGGAGGATCAACATCAACTTTGCTTCGAATATCATCGAAGAATAAAGTACTTGATGCCATGCTAGCAAAAGCAATCACCAGCTACCCTGTGAACAGGAAATAATCATTATAATCAATCACAAAGGCTATAACTAAATTCTACATAGTACTTCCTTCTTTAAATTTTCACAAAACAGTTAACAAAGAAATAGTTAAACTATTAAGTCGCATCTCCAGTTTATTCAAACAACAGAAGGAATGACAAAACCCACTTTATCCCCTGATGTTGACTGTAGGTGAATCAAACAACATAAACTTCTATTTTGAATAACATCAACAGACAAAGCACTAACAACAATTTCATGAATCTTTCTAGGGTGAAGCTATCATCCCTCCCTGATGCTCCATTGATATGATCAAAGATGCATCATGGCCTTCATCAAACacagttttaaaacaaatttacaaACTCAATGGCTTATGAAAGCAAACAGAACACATcgaccagaaaaaaaaaagcacacaTACATTTGTCATTGAAAATACATTCAGAGAATTAATTAGTTCTCAAATTCACATTTATATTAAGCAATTGGGAAATTCTTATCCTGTAAAATGTAATTACCCTAGCATAATATGAACAGTTTGCCCAAAAGATAAACAATTTTCAAATACTGGCATTCCACCAGACATAGATCGTTACTCATTAACATTTCAAATGCTGAATAGTTGACACAATAGTTTCAAAAGATTCTTTAAGTTATTATTTATGGATTCAGATTCTTTTTCACGCTGCCCTGATCATGTAAAAAATATCATCACTAAATGTTGGAGTCAACTACATGGATAAAATAAGGCTATTGTGTTTTCTCAACATCCAAATTTTTGGCAAGCAATTTAAATAGAGGTTTGTATTGATTGCTTTGCATAATGTCTTGTTTGATCTCCGGACTCCATTTATCAGGCTATCCCTTATGAgtagaaaaataatttgataataaaatgaaatttacaCTTCCAAATGAACAGAACAACAAATCTTACAAATCTTTGCATGTTCACAATTATTATATACAAGTTTATAATATTTAGAGAGAAAGAATGgatgaaataaaaattgaaaatggaAAGCATAACAAATCCTGATTAACATGACAGATATATTAAAGGATTTCAAATCACGTtcaggtccaatttatatgaaTATTAGAGACAATTATAACATGTAAAACAGCTATATTAGGTTGTCCTCTTCCCATAAGACTAGGAACAAGATGAACCACATAAATTTGTCAAAGAGAAATTACAGGAAAATGAACATCATATTGGCATGATTGACAATCTAAAAGAAGGCTTACATACATGTTGCAGGGCTCAATATCAATTGATCAAAATAAATGACAGTTTGAAGTTATGCACTTATTTAAAAGTGAGAATTTGAAGCATAGCTGTGTTAGATCAGCTATGACTAGGCACAAATAATTATGCCTgtgaaaaaacagaaaaataaaacataaagaaagTTAATTAACAAGACCAGGTCATAGGTGGAAATTTGTAGGCATGAGTTGTTGAACTGGTTTCATGGTCAAAAAATGGCAAgtataaaatgacaaaaagCAAATAACCTATTAAAAATTGTCCCCTTCTTAAACATTAGCTTTCTAagatgaatttttattttatttactaaacCAATCCAAATTTTGTATCTATCTTCTTGTCCATTGATGAATGAAATCGCATGGAGAGATCCTAATATACTCAATCTCAGATACTAAAAACGCGCACCCTGTAAAAGTTCCTACCTCCCTGGCATCGAAGTGTGATCTACAGTCTAAATAACCCAAAACTCAGtaaacaaaatctaaactgcaaaCTGTTTGTATTCTAACCAAAATATGATTACCCTCCAAGTGAGTCCAATCTCTCAAGAAAGATAGTTCTATTATATGTTTGAGGTATGATAAATCACGGATAATGTCTATATGGCAGCCTCATGATCGCACTCAAATACAAATAACAGCCAAAGACAAGAGTTGTGTGCATCCCTCAGGTTTTCCATTATTTTGCAGCTTAAGAAGGTAACAGAACATCTAGAAGCTAACTTCTCCCATGATCGACCAATGAGTAACTTGTGTTTGATCCGAAAAAGCATTTTGGATAACCTTGAGCTTAGCCCAAGCCAAATTCAAAAAAGGTAACAGCTTGTTAGTTTTTGAAGTGGCACTCAGCATTTTGGTAGAAGGAAGGAATTTTCCCTCTGAAACATAGTGCATTAGGAAGCAAGAAATGCAGTGTTGCAGCCATGGAATAGTACTCGACCATCCTGAGAATTCAGAACCAAACCACTAGCAAACAAACTAGAATAACTCCACAAAAAATAACACAACTAGACTCAGCTTCCAACAATGTCCTGGTGTTTTCCCATGAAAACCAACACAGGCACATCAAACCTAACATactaaagaataaaaaaaagggtCAGTTGCAAAGGCAAGACAAACAACAACACATGCATGAACACAAAAAAATCCGATTAACTTATTTTGAAAGATTCAAAATTTCACATATTCCAATACACCCACTTGAGCAAGCTGAAGAAGGTAACAACCTCGGCAATCCGAAAAGCACATCAAACACAAACCTTAAACAGAACAAACTGTTTCATCCATTAACACAATCAAAACCCTAACCTCAACCAACAAATTCACAATATTTCAAACCAAACCCACCACAGATCTACAACCAACAAAATTCCCAAAAAGAAACCTTGAACCCACCcccaaataaaaatataataataatagaaccCCAGAAGTGGAAAAACTAAAATGAAGTTGTGGAGAGACCTGGAATGATGGATTGATCAAAAGGGCATTACACCAGAAGCAAATGAATGAAATCAGAGAGACATAGAGTTAAGGGTTTTGGCTTTGGTCGGTTCTGTAATAAACAGTGGTAAATGAAAACACATAGAATGCGCGTCTGCAACAAGTTGATAAAGATTTTCAAATTAAAGAGAGAAGAGAGCGTAGGTGAGAATgaacagagagagagaaagttGTGGGAAAAATACAAAATGGAAGAAAGAAAAGGTTTAAGAAAAAGTAGGACCCACAAGTTCCTCGATTTCCTCACTTACCTTTTTCCTGTTGTGTTTATGTTTGAATTCTAAAACGGTGGTTGAAGCTTTCACTCTTTCATCTCTTTCAAACCTATTTTCTTACCCAATAATGAATGACTACATAATTCAATTTACCTTAATATacataaaaatgtaatttaatttataatataaaaaatttattcaataattaatCAAGGATTTTATAGCAAAtcagttttcttgctgttttttttttaaactaaagaAGTATATTAGATTGagatttgaaaatattattttgatataaaaaaaaactgattgacaaattaaattataaacgACTTACGatttttatatacttttaaataattttatatattttttaatttatattttaaaaataatatttaacttagtcatttttatatttatagtgattgtgattagttattttttttctaaattagttattattaaataatttttttagtaactaTAAATTAACACTTTGTTTTATAAACTAGTGAAAGCTAGTGATTTATATTTGGAAACAtgaatgaaaaacaaaacaaaagtgtATTGTAAATTTGAAATTGGAAagtataatttcttttttattttattaatagatTAATTAAATGTGGTTTAAAATATCCATAGTTTAAAAGAATGGGTTTAAGCATCCATAAGGTGAAAGGTTGATTTGTAATGATTTGTAAGTTACATGTGTAAAAGTGTTGTTTTTCCACTTTTaggttatatttatatatttgtggtCATTCTTAGGTCGCAGTTTTATTATTTAATCTACACATTTTAAAAGGcaacacttaaaaaaatatggtataaaatatttaacgattttataaaaaaaaaaaatttagtttttaaaccACACTTATAAAATTGTTGTATTTTCTATATTTAGTCAACAATTATATACGTATGGTCTAATTTAGTATTGCTTAAAGTAAAAAATGGTATAATATTAACCTTAATACTTCAGAAAAATCACATCCAactaatatgttttattttaatatttacttaAGTTAATATCAACTAAACTAATACTaatttaatattcatttaaGTTTCTAACTGAGACTAATAACAATACTTTTAGTCTCACAATcacctttgtttttttttctttaacacACAACTAAATAAACAAAcggataaaataaaatagtttaagtTAAAGATAAATGAAATTTAAAGAGTAAGAAATGTGAATTAGGAATTTTTGGTGTGAGAccatttatataaaaaagagtGAGAGAAAATAATCTCATGCCTTCAATGGTGGAAATTAGGCTTATATGTATCACAACATTTTGTCATTTTTAAATTTGGACCATTAAAAATGTATTAGATCAATCAACTTTTCTTAAGTTCATCTAAACCATTATGATGAAAATTTGGCATTCCAACAAGTTTGGTACCCCAAAGTTCAACAATCATTTTTCCACGCGAACTATAACATAAAAGGaaagaaacacaaaaacaaaataaaaaacatgaaGGGGTCAcattggattttttttctattttacatatttattttattgtttcttaAAGAGAAAATAggagttttatttatttataaatcattCCATTCATATACTACTACATTATTCTACAATGACGGGAGAAACATGTTAATCAGAGGATTAATATGAAGTGGTGATGACATATAGAAAGTGACAACAATGAGTCATTCTAGAATGACCAGGGCATCCATATCTTCTATAAAAGCTAGTGTGGAGGATATTGTATCCTAAAAGGTAATTGAGTTGTTCACAACGTTTGTATTCCAATTGGTTTCTATAAAAATGGTAAGGATGAccactcaaccccataaaaccggctcatagggttgaggtttgcacccacttatatacaatgaaaggctctaatctctagtcgatgtgggatctccaacagagCCTTCGTTTGTGTATGtgatattttcaaatttgtatATTTGATTTTCACGCACTAAAAGTAAAATAGGAAAGTGATAACACATATGGATGCCTATGAAGAATACATATGAACAACTATAGACTTGTTGAATTATTGCATCTGGAAAGCTAGGTTCATGGGAACAATTTTTGAGTTTCATGCAGTTTGTTATTCAGAAAATACAATAGTTTAACTTAGTTGTCATCACTGCATTTGATGGACAATAGGGACAGTGAAGAGGCAGGAAATGCTTCATTTGGGGTCACAATGCTTCAGAACCTAACATCTCAACTTCGAGCAACTGGCATATGTGAATATAACTACAATGTGGTGATAGTGTTTTTGGACTAATGGACGCCATTATGGAAAATATCAACCCTCCTTTGTCATAACGGTAAGAGGTGTAGAGGAGTGCAACACTGATATCAAACTATAATTAGGATATGATGAAGGAGATGATCGTTTGCTAGTTTTTTTTGCCATGAATGAGTTACCACTAAAATGTTGTGCTTGGTGTCATGTTTTGTTATGTGATCTCTTTTGATAGTCATATATAGGAATGTAATGTCTTTGACATTTGTGTATTTCATTGGTGTTTTGTATTACTGAGATAATCTCGTCTtagtcttttttttaaatatggttGAAACATCTCTCAAATTCTCCTATTAGTTCATTCATtatttacttataaaaaaaattgatgtcaatttatacaaatataaaattaaaaaatttatgattaACTAAGTCAAGCTAActtaaatgaaatttaaaaaaaattaaaattaattaaacctactaatttaaataaatattaaaattacactaactttgataaatataaataatattaatatcagTTTAATCtatattaacttaaataaatataaatataattaaaattaattaaaataacataaaatttaataaatattaaaaaaaattaacattgacTTAACTAACActaaagtaaatataaatattaaaaataacttcGAATAGGTTAATTTTAGTAAGACTTATAAAAAATCAACATCAATTTCATTCATACACATAGGTTACTAAGGCAATTTTTCACCGCtaattactaatattttgtAGTGCCCCGATAACATTCTCTATTTTTTGTGAGATTTATGTcctattttggaaaaaaaatacagtttgataatgttaaaaatatatattcttatAAATACGTTTATTTTACAACACAAATAAATGGCCgtcataaaaaaattcaataaaataaagtataatatTCTATCATCcgaactacaagaaaattattaaataacaattaaatttaaagataaaaaataattaatcattatattaattaaattatatactattttagagactaaaaatattaattatgaaggttttatctactaatataaaataatttttaaagtgGTATCTAACTATTACTTACTAAAGTTTtatctattaatattttaaattttaaattagtctttaaaatattaataaaaattaatttataatataaagtagttattaactaaaattttggtaactaatgattaaatactaatttataaatttttattaataataaaaattattttagatattaataatttttttaatttaaaaaatagtttttattttagttaaataataattaattcttttagtttttaaaattagtttgtatttAATAGTGCAATTCATGTATCGAATAGGGTAGAGTGATTATTAAATAGATAGGTGTATGATGCAAAATACAAATTGAGAATGAAAACTatatatttgaataaataatGGCACAAGAAAGACATGGTTGGTTGAGTGAAGTGATAATGATAGATAAttactaatttattaataacattGACCTTTATTTTGTGGGTATATGagatttaatgaataaaaaatattctcgTGTAAAGAACATCATTATTGCATGTATTTTGACTCGTTGGAAGAATTTTGATCCAAGAATTAGATTGAAACAAACTTGGTTTGTGATGAAGGTGAAAGaagataaattataaatataaaaaatattgtttaaggAGATTGAACATTGtgtaaaataattaatcaaacATAAAACTTTTAAGGAGATTGAACATTAATTGTGTGAAGTAAATAATCAAACttttattttcagaaaaaaattaaatcttaaattattattattattttattcaactTCACTGAAAAATAATTAAGGACTTCGAGGATCAATAAATTGGGTTGGTCCTATCCTTATGAATTGCAGAATGTGCATGATGGCATTAATATTCTTTGCCAGCTAACACACATTATCATGTGAaagtgaaaatgtaaaatttaatcTAAGGGATAAGTTATTTATTCGAAtcgttaatttaaaaaaaataataataattatttaagttCAATCTTAAAGTACGAATTAATCCACTCTAGATAATTTAGTGGAtgatacaaataaataaaagtattggTTACTTAACTCATTTTCATCCATTGCattaacttattttaataaattcatttttcctttttatcggTTAAggataaagaataaattaaaaaggaaTATTTGGAGTGTTTCTATCCatatacaaagaaaaatattttatttctaaaaaacgTGTTGATCTAAAATAGTCAAACCAATAAAAAGAAGTCAAAATATGGATGCAACCTTTGGTATGGTATTCTTCTCAATAGACTTCTACAAATTACGACTTTGTTGAGCTATACAGGTTTTCTCCCACCTTATATGTGAGTATAGATTTTATATTGTTTGTGTAacatccaaaaaaaaataacattagatataaactttattaatttacttaatataagtataaatacacttatttacaaaaaaagaaaataaaaaaaatattattcccATATTATTCTTCAAATCTCGCTCATGCATttatatatcactacaagaaaatcatgaaatagaaatcaattttagagacaaaaaataattagttgatatagtgactaaattagaaaccattttaggaacaaaataaatttttggtttctaaattagtttctattattgttaaaaggtttctaaattggtatctaattagcaattaaGATTTTTATTAATCACTGTCAGAGttaaaaggaaggttcgtttgtgtgtgaaactgtttgattttttttcgtgggagaatactcatccgtttgacctgaaatttgtcgcgttttgtcccaaattcagtggagattcttacgtggaatttcaggaaaaaactatttcgggagaatttttcggaaattttgtgcaaaccaaggctatcctctaccaaaacttgtgaaatttcgccctactttttgCAACTtctattctgggtccgtattgcgctgaaagagttcacacaagtacttccatatgttgtttgcacccaggtaaggaggcacgtccacaaaagaatcacaaaaaggagatacggggaagaaaatccaggacgttttgttttcggaaaaccagttttgttcaatctcggtctgggacttactacgccttactcctcgggtgttttggtttgaaatttttaccagactttcgtcactgtgtctgttgagttttggctgacatttgaggcccagattcgtccctcaagattggca
Encoded here:
- the LOC137817990 gene encoding E3 ubiquitin-protein ligase DIS1, translating into MASSTLFFDDIRSKVDVDPPQNEESTDVGELVNDPAQTALKPNGTVSSSVRELLECPVCLNAMYPPIHQCSNGHTICSGCKPRVHNRCPTCRHELGNIRCLALEKVAASLELPCKYQGFGCIGIYPYYSKLKHESQCAYRPYNCPYAGSECSIMGDIPYLVAHLKDDHKVDMHNGSTFNHRYVKSNPHEVENATWMLTVFSCFGQYFCLHFEAFQLGMAPVYIAFLRFMGDDNEAKNYSYSLEVGGNGRKMIWQGVPRSIRDSHRKVRDSFDGLIIQRNMALFFSGGDRKELKLRVTGRIWKEQ